Proteins from a genomic interval of Methanococcoides sp. AM1:
- a CDS encoding DUF362 domain-containing protein — protein MNPGTQVSIVRCEDYSQAKEAVREAIDLVGGLGTIIFPGARVLLKPNLLAATPPEKAVTTHPAIVSAMCELVLEAGGIPIVGDGAGITHPGVTDEALDISGIREAAQTAGAEVLSFETSGYEVVDVPDPSHFSQLYIAKPVVDADVVISLPKLKTHELTIFTGSVKNMFGAVPLKIRKEAHLLGKVDLFSEAVVDIHSARPPHLALMDGVVGMEGNGPSKGTPVNIGMVMASFDCVSLDVIASKVIGLDPMEVPTNKAAIQRGYGTLDPEVLGVPIDDVSMKFKMSATTHIQKVPPFLLSRLGKLFIIKPFINTSKCTLCGTCVLNCSPHAIEQKDGQLKINHNKCILCYCCRELCPSNAVEMKRSLFAKILLKIKNRV, from the coding sequence ATGAACCCGGGAACTCAGGTATCCATAGTACGCTGTGAAGATTACTCGCAAGCCAAAGAAGCTGTCAGGGAAGCAATTGACCTTGTCGGCGGGCTTGGGACCATTATCTTCCCGGGTGCGCGGGTACTTCTAAAGCCTAACCTGCTTGCTGCAACTCCTCCTGAGAAAGCGGTCACCACACATCCTGCCATTGTGTCTGCAATGTGTGAACTTGTTTTGGAGGCAGGAGGTATTCCCATTGTAGGGGATGGGGCGGGCATAACCCATCCGGGAGTTACTGATGAAGCTCTGGATATCTCCGGCATAAGGGAAGCTGCCCAAACAGCAGGTGCCGAGGTTCTGAGCTTTGAGACATCCGGTTATGAGGTCGTTGATGTTCCCGATCCATCACACTTTTCTCAGCTCTACATTGCAAAGCCTGTGGTGGATGCAGATGTGGTGATATCACTTCCAAAACTTAAGACCCATGAACTGACCATTTTTACAGGTTCTGTCAAGAATATGTTCGGTGCTGTCCCTTTAAAAATAAGAAAAGAAGCCCATCTGCTTGGTAAAGTGGACCTTTTCTCTGAGGCCGTAGTGGATATTCATTCAGCAAGGCCCCCTCATCTTGCTTTAATGGATGGTGTTGTGGGGATGGAAGGCAATGGTCCTTCAAAAGGTACACCTGTGAATATAGGTATGGTGATGGCAAGTTTCGATTGTGTATCCCTGGATGTAATAGCTTCAAAGGTTATTGGTCTTGATCCAATGGAAGTCCCGACAAACAAAGCAGCAATTCAGAGGGGATATGGTACTCTGGATCCGGAAGTATTGGGAGTTCCTATTGATGATGTGAGTATGAAGTTCAAGATGTCAGCTACGACCCATATTCAAAAGGTGCCTCCATTCCTTCTCAGCAGACTTGGGAAACTATTCATTATCAAGCCTTTTATCAATACTTCGAAATGCACTTTGTGTGGCACCTGTGTTTTGAACTGCTCGCCGCATGCTATCGAACAGAAAGATGGTCAGCTGAAGATCAACCACAATAAATGTATTCTCTGCTATTGTTGCCGTGAGCTCTGTCCTTCAAATGCGGTGGAAATGAAACGCTCACTTTTTGCAAAGATATTGCTTAAGATAAAGAACAGGGTCTAA
- a CDS encoding DUF531 domain-containing protein, producing MLTLGIVNTYDKIKVLDAHYRAIARAAPICYAYGFTLCLFDFPFKMTPEELVEYVMDKTTIGESGKYLKLLHESNRLFVFDLPKKGFQSQFGTAVITSSKPEEKYAVTPEEIADGVEHNQSYLLLVGLGRKGLPKKLFSFSDHHLDITCEGISLETCTAIGTIPSYIMGIVNTRKKLKDTCKDRGY from the coding sequence GTGTTAACGCTTGGTATTGTGAATACTTATGATAAAATTAAGGTGCTTGATGCCCATTACCGTGCAATTGCAAGGGCTGCGCCAATTTGTTACGCTTATGGATTTACCCTTTGCCTTTTTGATTTTCCTTTCAAGATGACCCCGGAAGAACTTGTGGAATATGTAATGGACAAGACGACTATCGGTGAGTCAGGAAAATACCTGAAATTGCTTCATGAAAGCAACCGTCTGTTCGTCTTCGATCTTCCAAAGAAGGGCTTCCAGTCCCAGTTCGGAACTGCTGTGATAACCAGTTCAAAGCCTGAAGAAAAATACGCTGTAACTCCCGAAGAGATCGCTGATGGGGTGGAGCACAACCAGTCCTATCTTCTGCTTGTCGGGCTTGGCAGGAAAGGTCTGCCCAAAAAATTGTTCTCCTTTTCGGATCACCATCTTGACATCACATGTGAAGGGATATCTCTTGAGACCTGCACGGCTATCGGGACGATCCCTTCCTACATTATGGGGATCGTTAACACCAGAAAGAAGCTGAAAGACACTTGCAAGGACAGGGGCTACTAA
- a CDS encoding GNAT family N-acetyltransferase produces MSEYIDVAIREAGEKDGESVQCLLSTYFLDMDEVPIDDFIVAEANGKIVGVAALADRSCCEIHSIAVHPNYRGNGIGSKMVSSIFESVNKERIYVRTTSPIFFRKLGFIELPMSEKVNLWDDCRECDRFDRCKQHVMCIQTDEV; encoded by the coding sequence ATGTCTGAATATATTGACGTGGCTATCAGGGAAGCTGGTGAGAAGGATGGGGAGTCTGTACAGTGTCTTCTTTCAACATATTTCCTTGACATGGATGAAGTCCCCATCGATGATTTTATCGTTGCAGAGGCCAATGGCAAGATCGTGGGTGTTGCAGCTTTGGCGGACAGGAGCTGCTGTGAGATACATTCTATAGCAGTACATCCCAATTATCGTGGTAACGGGATCGGTTCAAAGATGGTTTCCTCAATTTTCGAAAGTGTAAATAAGGAGAGGATCTACGTCAGGACGACTTCGCCTATCTTTTTCAGGAAATTAGGTTTTATTGAACTACCGATGTCCGAGAAAGTTAACTTATGGGATGATTGTCGGGAATGCGATAGATTTGACAGATGTAAACAGCATGTTATGTGCATTCAAACGGATGAGGTATGA
- the larE gene encoding ATP-dependent sacrificial sulfur transferase LarE, with protein sequence MSISEYPSLSEKIEKIKRAIAEKEKVLVAFSGGVDSTTLTALAFEVLGDNALAVTLDSCAIPQSELEDAKRTAKQIGIRHIVLEHDMLSDEMIRQNDQDRCYYCKKLVMKTLKDVMDREGLNVLIEGTNASEITGRRPGWAAINEAGDLVLTPYTEFDVTKKEVRQIARHLGLEVADKVSNACLLSRLPYGVEVTNESLRRIERAEEFLLSLGITHVRVREHDDIARIEVLPDDFPVVHEKRDLLLSRFKELGYSYITLDMEGFRSGSMDEVL encoded by the coding sequence GTGAGCATCTCTGAATATCCATCCCTTTCCGAAAAGATCGAAAAGATCAAAAGAGCGATAGCTGAAAAAGAAAAAGTACTGGTTGCTTTTTCCGGAGGCGTAGATAGTACAACACTGACAGCCCTTGCTTTTGAAGTATTGGGCGACAATGCCCTTGCAGTGACGCTTGATTCCTGCGCGATCCCCCAAAGTGAACTGGAGGATGCGAAGAGGACTGCAAAACAGATCGGGATCCGCCATATCGTATTGGAACACGATATGCTGTCCGATGAAATGATCAGACAGAACGATCAGGATAGATGTTATTATTGTAAGAAACTCGTCATGAAAACATTGAAAGATGTGATGGACCGGGAAGGCCTGAATGTGCTGATCGAAGGAACCAATGCTTCCGAGATCACCGGCCGCAGGCCGGGCTGGGCTGCAATAAATGAGGCAGGGGATCTGGTCCTAACTCCTTATACGGAGTTCGACGTTACAAAAAAGGAAGTGCGTCAGATAGCTCGCCATCTGGGACTTGAAGTTGCCGATAAGGTATCTAATGCCTGTTTGCTATCAAGACTGCCTTATGGTGTAGAAGTAACAAATGAATCCCTCAGGAGAATAGAACGTGCAGAAGAGTTCCTTCTGTCCCTCGGGATCACGCATGTCAGGGTCCGCGAACATGATGACATTGCACGTATTGAGGTATTGCCGGACGATTTCCCTGTTGTTCATGAAAAAAGGGACCTATTGCTTTCCCGTTTCAAAGAACTGGGCTATTCATATATCACGCTTGACATGGAAGGTTTCAGAAGTGGAAGCATGGACGAGGTACTATAA
- a CDS encoding ATP-binding protein — protein sequence MSFTNITGSIKEVPKPKEEKRTRFEDIKKTATKTKRVMYPISAIVGQEMMLRALILNAINPSIGGVLIRGQKGTAKSTAVRGLAEILPEIEVIEGCKYNCDPLDPEKFCWECNDKQKKGMIKIEKSPMKVVDLPVGATEDRVVGSLDIEKAVKEGVQAFEPGILANANRNLLYVDEINLLDDFVVDALLDAAAMGVNTVEREGVSVSHPANFIIVGSMNPEEGELRPQLLDRIALQVEVEGIADIEQRIEIIERRNQFNKDPQQFRRDFENEQEKLRTRIIKAKQLLGRITTTRENLRTIAQICVAFNVDGHRADIMIERTARTNAAYENRERITNEDIIEAAEMVLPHRMRKKPFEEEEFSAEQLRAVVNGTV from the coding sequence ATGAGCTTTACCAATATCACAGGCAGCATAAAGGAAGTCCCGAAACCTAAAGAAGAGAAGAGGACCAGGTTTGAGGACATAAAGAAAACAGCGACCAAAACCAAGAGGGTGATGTATCCCATCTCTGCCATTGTCGGACAGGAGATGATGCTTCGGGCACTGATCCTGAACGCCATTAATCCTTCTATTGGCGGTGTGCTGATAAGAGGACAGAAGGGAACCGCAAAATCAACCGCTGTAAGGGGACTGGCAGAGATCCTTCCGGAGATAGAGGTCATTGAAGGGTGCAAATACAACTGCGACCCCCTTGACCCCGAAAAGTTCTGCTGGGAATGCAATGATAAGCAGAAGAAAGGAATGATCAAGATCGAAAAGTCACCCATGAAAGTGGTTGACCTGCCGGTGGGTGCCACAGAGGACAGGGTAGTAGGTAGCCTTGACATCGAAAAAGCGGTTAAGGAAGGAGTGCAGGCCTTTGAACCCGGCATCCTTGCAAATGCTAACAGGAACCTCCTGTATGTGGATGAGATCAACCTTCTGGATGACTTCGTTGTGGATGCCTTACTGGACGCCGCAGCAATGGGTGTGAATACCGTTGAAAGAGAAGGTGTCAGTGTCAGCCACCCTGCCAATTTCATCATCGTTGGAAGCATGAACCCTGAAGAAGGGGAACTTCGACCACAACTGCTGGACAGGATAGCCCTGCAGGTGGAAGTTGAAGGTATTGCAGATATCGAGCAGCGCATAGAGATCATTGAAAGAAGGAACCAGTTCAACAAGGACCCACAGCAGTTCAGAAGGGACTTTGAGAACGAACAGGAGAAGCTGCGTACAAGGATAATCAAGGCAAAGCAGTTGCTCGGAAGGATCACTACAACACGTGAGAACCTAAGGACAATTGCACAGATCTGTGTGGCATTCAATGTTGATGGCCACAGGGCTGATATCATGATCGAGCGTACTGCACGTACAAATGCGGCTTATGAGAATCGTGAAAGGATCACAAATGAAGATATTATCGAAGCCGCTGAGATGGTCCTCCCCCACAGGATGCGAAAGAAACCTTTCGAAGAAGAGGAATTCAGCGCCGAACAACTTCGTGCTGTGGTAAATGGAACTGTCTGA
- a CDS encoding VWA domain-containing protein, whose protein sequence is MKDKSAASRMRRELDREYDMKIFNPGRLVLSIRLPLEELSQISGTDTLAVHEKLLSRTEKLHPEDVEDIFIISDNDHVVVEPVSFFNSIEDEVSVPISPVEEPEEEAEALPIADPIEIMSIEVTEESDGCSDEDIQVHLVPTEYEPCVETGPRRIRKKAPVLVKKTNNNSNEETKAVFRAPETALQAVSKDTVPTEIQPAEEKQEEEKVQADPDAGVKLEEEAETPSLKVTPANSEKKDPLEDEKVVSKILTDFARNKQKKKVVSGRLKSGRRAEVLTKSKRGRYVRYRMPGDKITDIAIAPTIRAAAHHAVDGKIVVKKSDMREKIRRRRISTLINIVFDTSGSMDESEKIKITTDVVLALLKDAYQRRDRVSLVTYSGRAAELVLPFTSSVEAAKRYLEMVPFGGTTPMVSGMLTGLETLLQELKREPAAVPIMILVTDGTANVPMHLGGNIKRELMQMCRRVADKKVNMLVVDISNNGSVLAEGLAEVAGGRYYHPVLLSKETLYSAIKEERDDLTDIASSASPEVIGT, encoded by the coding sequence ATGAAGGATAAATCTGCTGCTTCCCGTATGCGAAGGGAGCTTGACCGGGAATATGACATGAAGATATTCAATCCCGGAAGGCTCGTTCTCAGCATCAGGTTACCGCTGGAGGAACTTTCACAGATCAGTGGGACGGATACATTAGCTGTGCATGAGAAATTGCTTTCCAGAACTGAAAAACTGCATCCGGAAGATGTGGAAGACATTTTCATAATCTCTGATAACGACCATGTTGTTGTAGAACCGGTGTCTTTTTTCAATTCAATTGAAGATGAGGTCAGCGTCCCGATATCTCCTGTTGAAGAACCAGAAGAAGAAGCTGAAGCCCTCCCCATTGCTGACCCGATCGAAATTATGAGCATAGAGGTCACCGAAGAGAGTGATGGATGTAGTGATGAAGATATCCAGGTTCATCTTGTTCCAACAGAATACGAACCATGTGTTGAGACCGGACCGAGAAGGATCAGAAAAAAGGCCCCGGTACTTGTCAAAAAGACCAACAATAATAGTAACGAGGAAACAAAGGCTGTTTTCAGGGCTCCTGAGACAGCATTACAGGCCGTTTCGAAAGACACTGTACCGACAGAGATCCAACCAGCGGAAGAGAAACAGGAGGAGGAAAAAGTACAGGCAGATCCTGATGCAGGTGTAAAGTTAGAAGAAGAAGCAGAAACCCCTTCATTAAAAGTAACACCTGCAAACAGTGAGAAGAAAGATCCTTTAGAGGATGAGAAGGTCGTTAGCAAGATACTCACCGATTTTGCCAGGAACAAACAAAAGAAAAAGGTCGTATCAGGCAGGCTCAAATCAGGAAGGCGTGCGGAAGTACTTACCAAGAGCAAGCGTGGCAGGTATGTAAGGTACCGGATGCCCGGTGACAAGATAACTGATATTGCTATTGCTCCCACTATCCGTGCAGCAGCACATCATGCTGTGGACGGGAAGATCGTTGTCAAAAAGAGCGACATGCGGGAAAAGATAAGGCGTCGGAGAATATCCACACTCATTAACATCGTCTTTGATACGTCCGGTTCCATGGATGAGAGCGAGAAGATAAAGATCACAACTGATGTTGTACTTGCATTGCTAAAGGATGCATACCAGAGAAGGGACCGTGTTTCGCTTGTCACATACAGCGGAAGGGCAGCAGAACTTGTACTGCCGTTCACATCATCGGTAGAAGCTGCAAAGAGGTATCTGGAAATGGTCCCGTTCGGAGGCACGACCCCAATGGTATCAGGGATGCTTACCGGACTTGAGACGCTGCTCCAGGAGCTGAAACGTGAACCTGCTGCAGTCCCTATTATGATACTGGTCACTGATGGTACGGCAAACGTCCCGATGCATCTTGGAGGCAATATTAAACGGGAACTTATGCAGATGTGCAGGAGGGTCGCAGACAAGAAGGTCAACATGCTGGTAGTTGATATCAGCAATAATGGCAGCGTACTTGCCGAAGGTCTGGCAGAGGTTGCCGGTGGCAGGTATTACCATCCAGTACTTTTAAGTAAGGAAACACTTTATTCTGCAATAAAAGAGGAACGTGACGATCTGACGGATATTGCATCTTCTGCTTCGCCTGAAGTGATTGGAACATGA
- the hpt gene encoding hypoxanthine/guanine phosphoribosyltransferase, producing the protein MLEVLQESLRKAPIVNRGEYPYFIHPISDGVPSLEPELLDEIAEHMISIAGTDYDRIVSIEAMGIPLATTLSLKTGIPFSIVRKRQYGLEGEVILSQSTGYSKGELYINGVKKGEKVLVVDDVISTGGTLKALLPALEKMGAQITNVIVVISRGDGAIKMHDMGYEIDTLVKIDVDRNGVSILEVAGEQQ; encoded by the coding sequence ATGTTAGAAGTTCTTCAGGAATCACTCCGGAAAGCACCTATTGTGAACAGAGGCGAATACCCTTATTTTATTCACCCCATATCAGATGGCGTACCATCACTTGAGCCTGAACTGCTCGATGAGATCGCTGAACATATGATCAGTATCGCAGGTACCGATTATGACAGGATAGTTTCTATCGAGGCAATGGGCATTCCCCTTGCAACTACCCTGTCCCTGAAGACAGGCATCCCATTCTCCATTGTAAGGAAAAGGCAATATGGACTCGAAGGAGAGGTCATCCTATCCCAGAGCACCGGGTACTCAAAGGGAGAACTGTACATCAATGGTGTGAAGAAGGGAGAAAAGGTGCTTGTGGTCGATGATGTGATCAGTACCGGAGGTACACTAAAAGCACTTTTGCCGGCCCTTGAGAAGATGGGAGCACAGATCACTAACGTGATCGTTGTTATCAGCAGGGGCGATGGTGCCATTAAGATGCACGACATGGGCTATGAGATCGACACCCTTGTTAAGATAGATGTTGACCGGAACGGAGTCTCCATTCTGGAGGTGGCTGGTGAGCAGCAGTGA
- the dph2 gene encoding diphthamide biosynthesis enzyme Dph2, giving the protein MSSSEAFDFRIEHIIDVIRDVQPAIIGLQFPEGFKRRAPAIASQISEATSVDILISANPCYGACDLDIAILDNVDLLFHFGHAQLDDNRYSEKVIFIETRSDADVTEVVRKAIPEIKGKRVGVLTTVQHIQKLPQVCDILASEGKECLIGRGDSKIAYAGQVLGCNFSVADGLECDEFLYIGSGQFHPLGVSLATGKRVLIADPFSNEVREVEPRKILKQRSAVIANSLDAETFGILVSTKPGQNRMTLARQLKELAEKKGKTAYILTMDLITPDQMLQFKVDAFVSTACPRLAVDEVGRFSAPMLTPQEFEIVIGEREWEEITFDEIRGE; this is encoded by the coding sequence GTGAGCAGCAGTGAAGCCTTCGACTTCAGGATCGAACATATTATTGATGTTATAAGGGACGTACAACCTGCAATTATCGGATTGCAGTTCCCTGAGGGATTTAAAAGACGTGCACCTGCTATCGCATCACAGATAAGTGAAGCTACCAGTGTTGATATACTGATCTCTGCAAACCCCTGTTATGGGGCATGCGATCTTGATATTGCTATCCTTGACAATGTTGACCTTTTATTCCATTTCGGCCATGCTCAGCTTGATGATAACAGATACAGTGAGAAGGTCATTTTTATTGAAACACGCTCCGATGCTGACGTGACGGAAGTTGTCAGGAAAGCCATTCCTGAGATAAAAGGCAAGCGAGTAGGAGTGCTTACTACAGTACAACATATACAGAAGCTGCCGCAGGTTTGCGACATCCTTGCATCCGAAGGAAAAGAATGCCTGATAGGAAGAGGGGACAGCAAGATAGCATATGCAGGACAGGTTCTCGGATGTAATTTCTCAGTGGCTGACGGGCTCGAATGTGACGAGTTCCTCTACATCGGTAGCGGACAGTTCCACCCCCTTGGCGTTTCACTGGCCACCGGAAAAAGGGTATTGATCGCGGATCCGTTCTCAAATGAGGTGCGTGAGGTCGAGCCCAGAAAGATACTAAAACAGCGCAGTGCAGTTATTGCTAATTCACTGGATGCGGAAACCTTCGGGATACTGGTGTCAACGAAGCCCGGCCAGAACAGAATGACACTTGCAAGGCAATTGAAAGAGCTTGCTGAGAAGAAAGGCAAGACCGCATATATACTTACAATGGACCTGATAACGCCTGACCAGATGTTGCAGTTCAAGGTGGATGCTTTTGTGAGCACCGCCTGCCCAAGACTTGCAGTTGATGAGGTTGGCAGGTTCTCTGCACCTATGCTCACCCCGCAGGAGTTCGAGATAGTGATAGGAGAGCGCGAGTGGGAAGAGATCACTTTTGATGAGATAAGGGGAGAGTAA
- a CDS encoding METTL5 family protein, producing MKQRKLEILLEKVRSFDSPDVTLEQYSTPSVLAAELLHFAFMKGDLDDTVYDLGCGTGMLAIGAKILGAKRVVGFDSDPAALDIARENAEKLGVEVEFECLDVRQVRGHAHTVVMNPPFGAQVKGSDRPFLSTAMKVGDVTYSIHNRGSLAFVKKFIEPAVITEWYNTGFPIKRTFKFHKKDVERIEVEIYRITKISDQDD from the coding sequence ATGAAACAACGCAAGCTGGAGATACTTCTTGAAAAGGTGAGAAGTTTTGACTCCCCGGATGTTACGCTTGAACAATATTCGACCCCTTCCGTACTTGCTGCGGAACTGCTCCATTTCGCGTTCATGAAAGGCGATCTTGATGACACTGTCTACGACCTGGGCTGCGGCACAGGGATGCTGGCGATCGGGGCAAAGATACTTGGCGCCAAACGGGTTGTCGGCTTTGATTCCGACCCTGCTGCCCTTGATATTGCAAGGGAGAACGCAGAAAAGCTCGGTGTTGAGGTGGAATTTGAGTGCCTGGATGTCAGGCAGGTCAGGGGACATGCACATACCGTTGTGATGAACCCACCGTTCGGAGCACAGGTAAAGGGAAGCGACAGACCGTTCCTTTCAACTGCCATGAAAGTTGGGGATGTGACGTATTCCATACACAATCGTGGAAGTCTGGCCTTTGTCAAAAAATTTATAGAACCTGCTGTAATAACAGAATGGTATAATACAGGGTTTCCAATAAAACGAACCTTTAAATTCCATAAAAAAGATGTAGAAAGAATTGAGGTAGAAATATACAGGATAACAAAGATAAGTGACCAGGACGATTGA
- a CDS encoding exosome complex RNA-binding protein Csl4, with protein MAEKKTGDRENNRTPKRENAPRKDSRDSRRDNRDSNRDSRGPRKDNRDSRKDNRGRSRPKPEPEPEPEVEELEHISAEEKTFVLPGDLIGTTEEFEGGDNTFTVRGDIHSLATGHVMVNKKRRKITVKPTTSVPPTMGRGDIVVGTIMNVRDSMALVQIGAIKGNDDREFINPGIAAIHVSNVKESYVKEMSQEFSVSDVVKAKIINTDNMRMTTAGDELGVMTATCSNCGTTLKLDGDKLKCPECGHVETRKLSSGYGTGII; from the coding sequence GTGGCAGAGAAAAAGACCGGGGACAGGGAAAACAACAGGACTCCTAAGAGAGAAAACGCCCCCAGGAAAGACAGCAGAGATTCCAGAAGGGATAACAGAGATTCCAACAGGGACAGCAGAGGACCCAGGAAGGATAACAGAGACTCCAGGAAAGACAACAGGGGCAGATCCAGACCTAAGCCGGAACCAGAGCCTGAACCTGAAGTTGAGGAGCTTGAACACATATCTGCTGAAGAGAAGACCTTTGTACTGCCAGGAGACCTTATCGGCACTACAGAAGAGTTCGAAGGCGGAGACAACACATTTACGGTCAGGGGAGATATACACTCACTCGCTACCGGACATGTAATGGTCAACAAGAAACGCAGGAAGATCACTGTCAAACCAACCACAAGCGTACCTCCGACCATGGGAAGAGGAGATATTGTTGTTGGAACGATCATGAACGTGCGCGATTCCATGGCACTTGTGCAGATCGGCGCTATCAAAGGAAACGATGACCGAGAGTTCATCAATCCGGGCATCGCTGCGATCCACGTGTCCAATGTGAAGGAGTCATACGTCAAGGAAATGTCACAGGAGTTCTCCGTTTCAGATGTTGTCAAGGCAAAGATCATAAACACCGACAACATGAGGATGACAACTGCTGGCGATGAACTTGGAGTAATGACCGCAACATGTTCAAATTGTGGTACCACACTTAAGCTCGATGGCGATAAACTGAAGTGCCCTGAGTGCGGACATGTTGAAACACGCAAGTTGTCTTCAGGCTACGGCACAGGTATAATTTGA
- a CDS encoding DNA-directed RNA polymerase subunit L: MELKILEKSEDEMKLEIAGESHTLLNMLKIILLEDDRVHTASYDMKHVTISEPILFVKTENADPIDVVKDAVATLIKECDEFISVFNKAVA, encoded by the coding sequence ATGGAACTTAAGATCTTAGAGAAATCAGAAGATGAAATGAAACTTGAGATAGCAGGAGAAAGTCATACCCTCCTGAACATGCTCAAGATCATTCTTCTTGAGGACGACCGTGTCCATACGGCATCATATGACATGAAACACGTTACTATCAGTGAACCGATCCTGTTCGTCAAGACCGAGAACGCTGATCCTATAGATGTTGTCAAGGATGCTGTTGCAACACTGATCAAAGAGTGCGACGAGTTCATCTCAGTCTTTAACAAGGCTGTTGCATGA
- the pscS gene encoding O-phospho-L-seryl-tRNA:Cys-tRNA synthase: MTLDDASLQKFGFIERPAKGLINIDPLQTGGILTEDARRALVEWGDGYSICDNCGGVLDLIKKPPVQEFVHNALPEFLGVDEARVTHGARESKFAVMHAMAQEGDTVVLDGLAHYSSVVAAQRARLEIRKVPHTERPDYYLDPEGYGTAIEETISETGKAPALALLTYPDGSYGNLADAKKIASVCHEYDVPLLLNCAYSVGRMPVNARELGVDFIAGSGHKSMASCGPIGVLGVNGDYAEEVFRKSPTNKNKEIELLGCTARSATLMTMIGSFPEVVKRTRNWDNEVADARWFSGKLEDLGLIQMGQRPHNHDLMFFEAPNLYEISTKVKKGRYFLYKELKARNIHGIKAGLTKFFKLSTFGVGRENLSFIVDSFDEIIQKYE, encoded by the coding sequence ATGACACTTGATGATGCATCATTACAGAAATTTGGATTTATCGAACGCCCAGCTAAGGGTCTGATCAATATCGACCCCCTGCAGACCGGAGGAATACTGACAGAGGATGCCAGACGCGCACTTGTCGAGTGGGGAGATGGTTATTCCATCTGCGACAACTGTGGCGGTGTCCTTGACCTTATCAAGAAGCCACCGGTGCAGGAATTCGTGCACAATGCCCTCCCGGAGTTCCTGGGTGTGGACGAAGCACGGGTCACACACGGCGCTCGTGAGTCAAAGTTCGCAGTGATGCATGCAATGGCACAGGAAGGCGACACGGTGGTCCTGGACGGCCTTGCACACTACTCCTCAGTGGTCGCTGCACAACGTGCCCGCCTGGAGATCAGAAAAGTGCCACACACCGAGCGCCCGGACTACTACCTCGATCCTGAAGGCTACGGCACTGCCATCGAGGAGACCATCAGCGAGACCGGCAAGGCTCCCGCACTGGCACTCCTGACATACCCGGACGGCAGTTACGGCAATCTAGCAGATGCCAAGAAGATCGCATCCGTCTGCCATGAGTACGACGTCCCCCTGCTCCTCAACTGTGCATATTCCGTGGGAAGGATGCCGGTAAACGCCAGGGAACTGGGCGTGGACTTCATTGCAGGAAGCGGACACAAGTCAATGGCAAGCTGCGGACCCATCGGAGTCCTCGGTGTCAACGGCGACTATGCCGAAGAAGTGTTCAGGAAATCCCCAACCAACAAGAACAAGGAAATAGAGCTTCTGGGCTGCACAGCCCGCAGCGCTACCCTGATGACCATGATAGGATCATTCCCCGAGGTCGTCAAACGTACCCGCAACTGGGACAACGAGGTTGCAGATGCCCGCTGGTTCTCCGGAAAGCTCGAAGACCTCGGCCTCATCCAGATGGGACAAAGACCCCACAACCACGACCTCATGTTCTTCGAGGCCCCAAACCTCTACGAGATCTCAACAAAGGTCAAAAAAGGAAGATACTTCCTCTACAAAGAGCTAAAGGCCCGCAACATCCATGGCATCAAGGCCGGCCTCACCAAATTCTTCAAGCTCAGCACCTTCGGCGTCGGCAGGGAAAATCTCTCCTTCATCGTAGATTCTTTCGACGAGATCATCCAAAAATACGAGTGA